A single window of Rhizobium sp. SL42 DNA harbors:
- a CDS encoding OpgC family protein: MKRLDVIDGMRGYFLVFMLVNHLVFTGGLWLVEINHRNLAFVEDAQGFVFLSGLLTGMVYARKMMKDGYAVGRDRIWSRALELYRYAMGIMLVVLALQLILPGAGAIWQNWLGPTRLFDPSSLAPVVSFLFQPTFMDILPQYIVYMVFAPIVIWLCLRGQWLGVAIGSLLIWMAAQLGLQRALTYPLNEWLAGAPDKEGLRVSFNLLGWQIVFFAGIIAGSLTSMKQIEWQKVFNPRSTTLAWTALAVCLFFLPLRIMTAHGLMPGVVLEKFGLMEVRADFGPVYLINFAAVAYGLAWLLIAGPRSENATIRKIGNGLTSLFSLNVLQLLGRHSLQIYVWHVLIVYLVYYIDGRTPELSQLTKTMITAIALALLTLPALWRDRERLFGDSAFLGPWVKNTA, encoded by the coding sequence GTGAAAAGATTGGACGTGATCGACGGCATGCGGGGCTATTTCCTCGTCTTTATGCTGGTCAACCATCTGGTGTTCACAGGCGGCCTTTGGCTCGTCGAAATCAACCACCGCAACCTTGCCTTTGTCGAGGATGCGCAGGGCTTCGTTTTCCTGTCCGGTCTGCTCACCGGCATGGTCTATGCCCGCAAGATGATGAAGGACGGCTATGCCGTTGGACGTGACCGAATCTGGTCGCGTGCGCTCGAGCTTTATCGCTACGCAATGGGCATCATGCTCGTGGTACTGGCTCTGCAGTTGATCCTGCCGGGCGCCGGCGCCATCTGGCAGAACTGGTTGGGACCGACCCGGTTGTTCGATCCGAGCAGCCTGGCTCCGGTCGTAAGCTTCCTCTTCCAGCCGACCTTCATGGATATCCTTCCGCAATACATCGTCTACATGGTCTTTGCCCCGATCGTCATTTGGCTGTGCCTACGCGGCCAATGGCTCGGCGTCGCCATCGGCTCACTGTTGATCTGGATGGCAGCACAGCTCGGTCTGCAGCGTGCACTCACCTACCCGCTCAACGAATGGCTGGCCGGCGCACCTGACAAGGAAGGACTGCGTGTCAGCTTCAACCTGCTCGGCTGGCAGATCGTCTTCTTCGCCGGCATCATTGCTGGCAGCCTGACCTCGATGAAGCAGATCGAGTGGCAGAAAGTCTTCAACCCGCGCAGCACCACGCTGGCCTGGACGGCGCTGGCCGTCTGCCTCTTCTTCCTGCCGCTGCGCATCATGACCGCCCATGGCCTGATGCCGGGCGTGGTGCTTGAAAAATTCGGACTGATGGAGGTTCGCGCCGATTTCGGCCCGGTCTATCTCATCAACTTCGCCGCCGTCGCCTATGGTCTCGCCTGGCTGCTGATCGCCGGGCCACGCAGTGAAAACGCAACGATCCGAAAGATCGGCAATGGGCTGACCAGCCTTTTCTCGCTCAATGTCCTGCAGTTGCTCGGCCGCCACTCGCTGCAGATCTATGTCTGGCACGTCCTGATCGTCTATCTTGTCTATTATATCGACGGCCGTACGCCGGAACTATCGCAGCTCACCAAGACGATGATCACCGCCATCGCGCTGGCACTCCTTACCCTGCCCGCCCTGTGGCGCGACCGCGAGCGCCTGTTCGGCGATAGCGCCTTCCTCGGCCCCTGGGTGAAGAACACAGCTTAA
- a CDS encoding pyridoxal phosphate-dependent aminotransferase, producing MAFLADALSRVKPSATIAVSQKARELKAKGRDVIGLGAGEPDFDTPDNIKKAAIDAIQRGETKYTPVSGIPELRKAISAKFKRENGLDYTPEQTIVGTGGKQILFNAFMATVNPGDEVVIPTPYWVSYPEMVSLCGGTPVFVATTQENNFKLTAADLEKAITPKTKWFLFNSPSNPSGAAYSHDELKALTDVLVKHPHVWVLTDDMYEHLTFGDFKFVTPVEVEPSLYDRTLTMNGVSKSYAMTGWRIGYAAGPLALIKAMDMIQGQQTSGACSIAQWAAVEALNGPQDFIPANKKIFEARRDLVVSMLNQATGIVCPKPEGAFYVYPSCAGLIGKTAPSGKVIETDEDFVTELLETEGVAVVHGSAFGLGPNFRISYATSEDLLEEACNRIQRFCASCK from the coding sequence ATGGCATTTCTCGCCGACGCCCTTTCCCGTGTTAAGCCGTCCGCCACCATCGCCGTCTCGCAGAAAGCGCGCGAGTTGAAAGCGAAAGGCCGGGACGTGATCGGCCTTGGCGCCGGCGAGCCGGATTTCGATACGCCGGACAATATCAAGAAGGCTGCCATCGACGCGATCCAGCGCGGTGAGACGAAGTACACGCCGGTTTCGGGGATCCCGGAACTGCGCAAGGCGATCTCGGCCAAGTTCAAGCGCGAAAACGGTCTCGACTATACGCCTGAGCAGACCATCGTCGGCACCGGCGGCAAGCAGATCCTGTTCAACGCCTTCATGGCGACGGTCAACCCGGGCGACGAAGTCGTCATCCCGACGCCGTACTGGGTTTCCTATCCGGAAATGGTTTCGCTCTGCGGCGGCACGCCGGTCTTCGTTGCGACGACGCAGGAAAACAATTTCAAGCTGACCGCCGCCGATCTGGAAAAGGCGATCACGCCGAAGACCAAGTGGTTCCTGTTCAACTCGCCGTCCAATCCGTCCGGCGCGGCCTACAGCCATGACGAGCTGAAGGCGCTGACCGATGTACTGGTCAAGCATCCGCATGTCTGGGTTCTGACCGACGACATGTACGAGCACCTGACCTTTGGCGACTTCAAGTTCGTCACGCCGGTCGAGGTCGAGCCGTCGCTCTATGACCGCACGCTGACGATGAACGGCGTGTCGAAGTCCTATGCCATGACCGGCTGGCGCATCGGCTATGCAGCCGGTCCGCTCGCGCTGATCAAGGCGATGGACATGATCCAGGGCCAGCAGACTTCGGGCGCATGCTCGATTGCCCAGTGGGCCGCCGTCGAGGCGCTGAACGGTCCGCAGGACTTCATTCCGGCGAACAAGAAGATCTTCGAAGCGCGCCGCGACCTGGTGGTCTCGATGCTCAACCAGGCGACCGGCATCGTATGCCCGAAGCCGGAAGGCGCCTTCTATGTCTATCCGTCCTGCGCCGGCCTGATCGGCAAGACGGCGCCATCGGGCAAGGTCATCGAGACGGACGAAGACTTCGTCACCGAGCTTCTGGAAACTGAAGGCGTGGCCGTGGTGCATGGATCGGCCTTCGGTCTCGGTCCGAATTTCCGCATTTCGTACGCGACTTCGGAAGATCTGCTTGAAGAAGCCTGCAACCGCATCCAGCGCTTCTGCGCTTCCTGCAAGTAA